From Alkalinema sp. FACHB-956, one genomic window encodes:
- a CDS encoding mechanosensitive ion channel family protein, with amino-acid sequence MRRLQYQKYWNAHPARLLAIVGLMFVLICLPLSLAAAQENTSTPLNNSSQNNQEFNHQNHSKTNNQNSTSSSPTNPSNKLGQISLPALASVLDRFDASRVDTATITLDGYALFTIATPATQASSDTENGSAAQRAQRIESTLQEIVNQGRPQSLDVRLKIDDPTNLPIVYINEKYLMTVTTLDADAQGLEPRSLGEQIRQTLQQALEKAFRERQSDYLLQQGGIAAIVGLGCIALSYGLARCQSRSRQRQRQLSEELSAVQGIPSPTEKLTVAVTEQQQWQQMQLQQQLSWQKLKTRLYGLGRFIIWMLGLAYLFELFPQTRWLRTILLAMPLKLLGIALGVYCSIRLSDAIIDRIITSVFQDKWALDQFSHRLSIRLNTLSRVLKSALSLLIVSSGGLLSLAIVGVDLIPVLAGAGIIGLAVSFACQSLVKDVINGLLILLEDQYAVSDIVKIGEATGSVENMNLRITQLRDAEGRLITIPNSSINIVENLSKDWSRVDLTVEIDYQSDPDRALSLLKTMAQTMYHESPWNQKILEPPEVLGIDRINHVGLQIRIWLKTRPLEQFVVAREFRRRLKRLMDREQLGIGIPQQRLDTPIIHLETNSVDSDRTHSFSNFHTQST; translated from the coding sequence AGAAATATTGGAACGCCCATCCGGCTCGATTATTAGCGATCGTGGGCCTGATGTTTGTTCTAATATGTCTTCCACTTTCCTTGGCAGCCGCCCAAGAAAATACTAGTACTCCACTAAATAATAGCTCGCAAAATAATCAAGAATTCAATCATCAAAATCATTCCAAAACTAATAATCAAAACTCTACTTCATCATCACCGACTAATCCATCTAATAAGCTAGGCCAAATTTCTTTACCTGCTCTAGCAAGCGTTTTAGACCGATTTGATGCCAGTCGAGTGGATACGGCTACCATTACGTTAGACGGCTACGCACTATTCACGATCGCCACTCCTGCAACCCAGGCATCATCTGATACCGAGAATGGCTCAGCGGCTCAACGGGCTCAGCGGATTGAGTCAACCCTGCAAGAAATCGTCAATCAAGGGCGTCCTCAATCCTTGGACGTTCGTTTAAAAATTGATGATCCAACAAATTTGCCTATTGTTTATATTAATGAAAAATATTTGATGACCGTGACGACTCTGGATGCGGATGCCCAGGGTCTAGAGCCGCGATCGCTGGGTGAACAAATTCGCCAGACGCTCCAACAAGCCTTGGAAAAAGCCTTCCGAGAACGCCAGTCAGACTACTTGTTGCAGCAGGGCGGAATCGCGGCGATCGTGGGACTTGGCTGTATTGCGCTAAGTTATGGGCTGGCTAGGTGCCAATCTCGCAGTCGTCAACGTCAACGCCAACTTTCGGAAGAACTCTCCGCTGTACAAGGAATTCCATCTCCTACGGAGAAATTGACGGTGGCAGTTACGGAGCAGCAACAATGGCAGCAAATGCAGCTTCAACAGCAGCTGAGCTGGCAAAAGTTGAAAACTCGCCTATATGGTTTGGGACGATTTATCATTTGGATGCTCGGCCTTGCTTACTTATTTGAACTGTTTCCGCAGACGCGATGGCTGCGAACTATTTTGCTAGCAATGCCTTTAAAGCTTTTGGGAATTGCCCTGGGTGTCTATTGTTCTATTCGGCTCAGTGATGCAATTATCGATCGAATCATTACTTCAGTCTTCCAAGATAAATGGGCTTTAGATCAATTTAGTCATCGCCTATCCATTCGCTTAAATACTCTCTCTAGAGTTCTCAAAAGTGCCCTTTCTCTACTAATTGTGAGTTCAGGGGGTCTTCTCTCCTTGGCCATTGTGGGGGTTGATTTAATTCCCGTCCTAGCAGGGGCCGGTATTATTGGTCTAGCAGTTTCCTTTGCCTGCCAAAGTTTGGTGAAGGATGTGATTAATGGGTTGCTGATTCTGCTGGAAGATCAATATGCTGTCAGCGATATTGTGAAAATCGGGGAGGCAACGGGAAGTGTGGAAAATATGAATCTACGGATTACTCAACTACGGGATGCGGAAGGCCGACTGATCACGATTCCCAATAGTTCGATTAACATCGTTGAAAATCTGTCTAAAGACTGGTCGCGAGTTGATTTAACAGTAGAAATTGACTATCAATCCGATCCCGATCGCGCACTTTCACTCTTAAAAACCATGGCCCAAACAATGTATCATGAGTCACCTTGGAATCAAAAGATTCTGGAACCTCCTGAGGTGTTAGGGATCGATCGAATTAATCACGTTGGCTTGCAAATTCGGATCTGGTTAAAGACCCGTCCCCTAGAGCAATTTGTTGTGGCTAGGGAGTTCCGGCGGCGGCTGAAGCGATTGATGGATCGAGAACAGTTGGGAATTGGTATCCCCCAGCAACGACTGGACACACCGATTATTCACCTAGAAACGAACTCAGTAGATTCCGATCGAACCCACAGTTTCTCTAATTTCCACACTCAATCCACCTAG